Proteins from a genomic interval of Lycium ferocissimum isolate CSIRO_LF1 chromosome 2, AGI_CSIRO_Lferr_CH_V1, whole genome shotgun sequence:
- the LOC132038240 gene encoding small ribosomal subunit protein bS21c-like — translation MAISSIANLFSFFTPSKPPPPKAPTLQFPDSLSSSKPNNNDSSLSIDNHKPILPLSSCDSDVTAVVCPSLAYANTLYYKSAYNVQVIVGDNEPEEKLIGRFRREVMRAGVIQECKRRRYFENSQDEKKRRTRDAARRNRKRRGPPRNFSEDKQETTKNKRDDDGEDNWELPEGGLP, via the exons ATGGCTATCTCATCCATAGCCAatctcttctccttcttcaccCCTTCCAAACCCCCACCCCCTAAAGCACCCACTCTACAATTCCCTGATTCACTCTCTTCTTCAAAACCGAACAACAATGATTCTTCTTTATCCATAGACAATCACAAGCCAATATTACCACTATCTTCTTGTGATTCTGATGTTACTGCCGTAGTTTGCCCTTCACTTGCTTATGCGAATACTCTTTATTATAAGTCGGCTTATAATGTTCAGGTGATTGTGGGTGATAATGAACCTGAAGAGAAGCTTATTGGAAGGTTTCGTAGAGAGGTAATGAGAGCTGGGGTTATACAAGAATGTAAACGGAGGAGATATTTTGAGAATTCGCAAGATGAGAAGAAGAGAAGGACACGTGATGCTGCTCGCCGCAACCGTAAGAG ACGTGGCCCACCAAGAAATTTCTCAGAGGATAAGCAAGAGACAACTAAGAACAAGAGGGATGACGACGGGGAAGATAACTGGGAACTTCCTGAGGGAGGTCTTCCCTAA